From the Candidatus Dormiibacterota bacterium genome, one window contains:
- the uppS gene encoding polyprenyl diphosphate synthase yields the protein MSQLPPPEHVAIIMDGNSRWARERLLPRVMGHKAGIETIRRVAEAADRRGVRVLTLYAFSTENWSRPRDEVDALMSLFSETIRREVDELARRGIELRFSGRLEELSPALQDQMRQASERTRVSAKAILNIAINYGGRQEIIDAIRELAREGADLTTLDDASLASHLYTRGLPDPDLVVRTAGEMRLSNFLLWQSAYSEFYSTQTLWPDFADADFDEAIASYQRRIRRFGARPEEVSNRGR from the coding sequence GTGAGCCAGTTGCCCCCGCCCGAGCACGTCGCGATCATCATGGATGGCAACAGTCGCTGGGCGCGTGAGCGCTTGCTGCCACGGGTCATGGGGCACAAGGCCGGCATCGAGACCATCCGCCGCGTCGCGGAAGCGGCGGATCGGCGCGGTGTCCGGGTCCTGACGCTGTACGCTTTTTCGACGGAGAACTGGTCTCGGCCGCGCGATGAAGTCGATGCCTTGATGAGCTTGTTCTCCGAGACCATCCGGCGTGAGGTCGACGAGCTGGCCCGCCGTGGGATCGAGCTCCGCTTCTCCGGCCGGCTGGAGGAGCTTTCGCCGGCGCTCCAGGACCAGATGCGGCAGGCCAGCGAACGAACACGGGTCAGCGCCAAAGCGATCCTCAATATTGCGATCAATTACGGCGGCCGGCAGGAGATCATCGACGCTATCCGAGAACTGGCGCGAGAGGGCGCGGACCTGACCACGCTCGACGATGCCAGCCTGGCGAGTCATCTCTACACACGGGGGTTGCCCGATCCGGACCTGGTGGTCCGCACCGCCGGCGAGATGCGACTCAGCAATTTCCTGCTCTGGCAGTCGGCGTACTCCGAGTTCTACAGCACCCAGACGCTCTGGCCCGATTTCGCCGATGCCGACTTCGATGAGGCGATCGCCTCCTACCAGCGGCGCATCCGTCGCTTCGGCGCGCGGCCGGAGGAGGTTTCCAATCGAGGTCGCTGA
- a CDS encoding phosphatidate cytidylyltransferase, producing the protein MVVRIATAAVLIAAVLAVLILGSVWVYAAIAVILGAALIEYWNLTRAMAAPAPLWLLFPLSYGLLLRDRLPGWADVTFLLAAATVLGLATLVFVRDWRASLTRWALAVGGSLYLAFTLSFYLSLYFLHRPDPNHLGFGYVIAVFGAIWVGDTAAMVAGLRFGRHRFFSRISPKKTVEGAVAELVASTVFFAIVGLLLNISFLHSVILGLLIGIFAEVGDLVESQIKRTAGVKDASHLIPGHGGVLDRIDSLLLVGVVVYYYVTFLHLA; encoded by the coding sequence ATGGTGGTCCGCATCGCGACCGCGGCCGTGCTGATCGCCGCTGTCCTTGCGGTCCTGATCCTGGGTTCCGTCTGGGTCTACGCCGCGATCGCCGTCATTCTTGGCGCCGCGCTGATCGAGTACTGGAACCTGACCCGCGCCATGGCCGCGCCCGCGCCCCTGTGGCTGCTGTTCCCCCTCAGCTACGGCCTCCTCCTTCGGGACCGGCTGCCGGGCTGGGCGGATGTCACCTTCCTTCTCGCGGCCGCCACCGTGCTCGGCCTGGCGACCCTGGTGTTCGTGCGCGACTGGCGAGCCAGCCTCACCCGCTGGGCGCTTGCCGTCGGCGGAAGCCTTTACCTGGCATTCACCCTGAGCTTCTACCTGTCGCTGTACTTCTTACATCGCCCGGATCCCAACCATCTCGGGTTCGGGTATGTGATCGCCGTCTTCGGCGCCATCTGGGTCGGCGACACCGCCGCCATGGTCGCCGGGCTGCGCTTTGGCCGGCACCGCTTCTTTTCCCGCATCAGTCCCAAGAAGACGGTGGAAGGGGCGGTCGCGGAGCTTGTCGCCAGCACCGTGTTCTTCGCCATCGTGGGTTTGTTGTTGAACATCAGCTTTCTGCACAGCGTCATCCTCGGCCTGCTGATCGGCATCTTTGCCGAGGTCGGTGATCTTGTCGAATCGCAGATCAAGCGCACCGCCGGCGTCAAAGATGCCAGCCACCTGATCCCGGGTCATGGTGGCGTGCTCGACCGTATTGACTCACTGCTGCTGGTGGGAGTGGTCGTGTACTATTACGTGACGTTTCTGCACCTCGCCTGA
- the dxr gene encoding 1-deoxy-D-xylulose-5-phosphate reductoisomerase has protein sequence MRSPRPSPRRLALLGATGSIGRQVCDLVEQHPDRFALHALIAGNDAAALHTVARRHPEAHALLANPAGADAAQAARAIDEAVRDPEVDLVIVAAAGSAALAPTLAALEAGKDIALATKEVLVMAGELVRERMRRHGSQIYPIDSEHSAIWQCLWGEKERGVRRLILTGSGGPFLRRPVETLESVTIAEALAHPRWKMGPKISVDSATMMNKGLEVIEAHFLFDVPYSGIDVIIHPQSVVHSMVEFVDGSIKAQLGVPDMHLPIAIALSFPDRLDGVAPAPDLAALGQLSFEALDAVRYPAVALAREAGERGGTAPAVLNAANEEAVALFLQGQRRFVDIVPSVARAVEAAEPVQELTLDALIAADRWARAHVRAAAKGTSRLWSQLPA, from the coding sequence ATGAGATCCCCTCGTCCGTCGCCCCGGCGCCTGGCGCTGCTGGGTGCAACCGGGTCGATTGGCCGTCAGGTCTGCGACCTGGTCGAACAGCATCCCGACCGATTTGCGCTGCATGCGCTGATTGCTGGGAACGATGCCGCCGCGCTCCACACCGTGGCTCGCCGTCATCCAGAAGCCCATGCGTTGCTGGCGAATCCCGCCGGAGCCGATGCGGCGCAGGCCGCTCGGGCGATCGATGAGGCAGTGCGCGACCCCGAGGTCGACCTCGTGATCGTGGCCGCCGCTGGCAGCGCCGCGCTCGCGCCGACCCTGGCCGCGCTCGAGGCGGGCAAGGACATCGCCCTCGCCACCAAGGAAGTCCTCGTCATGGCCGGTGAACTGGTTCGAGAACGGATGCGTCGTCACGGGTCCCAGATCTACCCGATCGACAGCGAGCACAGCGCGATCTGGCAGTGCCTCTGGGGAGAGAAGGAGCGTGGGGTCCGCCGGCTGATCCTGACCGGGTCGGGTGGTCCGTTCCTGCGCCGCCCGGTCGAAACGCTGGAGAGCGTGACGATTGCCGAGGCGCTCGCCCATCCTCGCTGGAAGATGGGCCCGAAGATCAGCGTCGACTCCGCCACCATGATGAACAAGGGGCTCGAGGTGATCGAGGCGCACTTTCTCTTTGATGTCCCGTATAGCGGGATCGATGTCATCATCCATCCGCAGAGCGTGGTCCATTCGATGGTCGAATTCGTCGACGGCAGCATCAAGGCGCAGCTGGGTGTTCCGGACATGCACCTCCCGATTGCCATCGCCCTGAGCTTTCCCGACCGGCTCGACGGCGTCGCGCCGGCACCCGACCTCGCGGCGCTCGGTCAACTCTCGTTCGAGGCCCTGGATGCGGTCCGCTATCCGGCAGTGGCACTGGCCCGCGAAGCCGGAGAGCGCGGCGGCACCGCGCCTGCCGTGCTGAACGCCGCCAACGAGGAAGCCGTCGCGCTCTTTCTCCAGGGCCAGCGACGGTTCGTCGACATCGTGCCCTCGGTCGCCCGTGCGGTTGAGGCCGCTGAACCCGTGCAGGAATTGACGCTCGACGCGCTCATCGCCGCGGACCGCTGGGCTCGGGCCCACGTGCGGGCCGCAGCGAAGGGTACCAGCCGGCTCTGGAGCCAGCTGCCGGCATGA
- the frr gene encoding ribosome recycling factor yields the protein MIEANVKDAETKMQKSLEALGKEILTIRTGRASPSLVDKLPVEYYGNPTPLNQLATITVPEARLIIIQPWDRTIIGAVEKAIQKSELGLNPGNDGQLIRVPIPPLNEERRREYARLVKRYAEGAHIAIRNIRREQMDRMKALEKEKKISADEARRGGDQLQKVADRYIGLVDQMAARKEAEIMEV from the coding sequence ATGATCGAAGCGAACGTCAAGGACGCCGAGACCAAGATGCAGAAGAGCCTGGAGGCCCTGGGCAAGGAGATCCTGACCATCCGCACCGGGCGAGCCAGCCCGTCACTGGTGGACAAGCTCCCCGTGGAGTATTACGGGAATCCGACACCGTTGAACCAGCTCGCCACGATTACCGTCCCGGAGGCGCGCTTGATCATCATCCAGCCATGGGACCGGACGATCATCGGCGCCGTGGAGAAAGCGATCCAGAAATCGGAGCTCGGACTGAACCCGGGCAACGACGGCCAGCTGATCCGTGTGCCGATTCCGCCCCTGAACGAAGAACGGCGCCGTGAGTACGCCCGACTGGTCAAGCGCTACGCCGAGGGCGCGCACATCGCGATTCGCAATATCCGCCGCGAGCAGATGGATCGCATGAAGGCGCTCGAGAAGGAGAAGAAGATCTCGGCCGACGAGGCGCGGCGCGGGGGCGACCAACTGCAGAAGGTCGCTGACCGCTACATCGGTCTGGTCGACCAGATGGCCGCCCGCAAGGAAGCTGAGATCATGGAGGTCTGA